In one Arthrobacter jinronghuae genomic region, the following are encoded:
- the sufD gene encoding Fe-S cluster assembly protein SufD — MSKLNDVVETVTEKVSNVVEEVKAKVGSPKETNRVRIDGFTEEGENLSPLNEDSSPLGGDSSKSHSHGGGEGIPDSSRAGRTTSFHRADFGRMTGREEDWRFTPLKRLRGLHTADLDGTAPELAVVAPDGVRVESIARTDARIGSAGIPEDRVAAAAWEDFREATAVTIPAETVVDGSVTLTINGVSKDPAAQHIVITAEKFSKGVVVLDHKGSAVLSQNVEIVVGDGAELTVVSVQDWDDDAVHASAQYAKIGRDAKFKHVVVSLGGDLVRVTPSSKFTATGGDVQMFGLYYADAGQHLEQRLFVDHAVANCKSRVMYKGALQGRDAHTVWVGDVLIRKEAEGTDTYEVNRNLLLTDGGRADSVPNLEIETGLIEGAGHASATGRFDDEHLFYLMARGIPEDTARRLVVRGFLTEIIQQIKVPALEERLTDAVERELEASGAY, encoded by the coding sequence ATGTCGAAGCTTAACGACGTCGTCGAAACCGTGACCGAAAAGGTCAGCAATGTAGTGGAGGAGGTCAAGGCGAAGGTAGGTTCCCCCAAGGAAACCAACCGTGTGCGCATTGACGGCTTCACCGAGGAGGGCGAAAACCTCTCCCCGCTGAACGAGGACTCCTCACCGCTGGGCGGCGACAGCAGCAAGTCCCACAGCCATGGTGGCGGAGAGGGCATCCCGGACAGCTCACGCGCCGGCCGCACCACCTCCTTCCACCGGGCTGACTTCGGCAGAATGACCGGCCGCGAAGAAGACTGGCGGTTCACCCCGCTCAAGCGCCTGCGCGGTCTGCACACCGCGGACCTCGACGGAACGGCTCCCGAGCTGGCCGTCGTCGCCCCCGACGGCGTGCGGGTCGAAAGCATTGCCCGCACCGACGCCCGTATCGGTTCGGCCGGCATCCCTGAAGACCGGGTTGCCGCAGCCGCGTGGGAAGACTTCCGCGAGGCCACTGCCGTGACCATTCCCGCAGAGACCGTAGTTGACGGCAGCGTCACGCTGACCATCAACGGTGTCAGCAAGGATCCGGCCGCGCAGCACATCGTGATCACCGCGGAGAAGTTCTCCAAGGGTGTTGTGGTCCTGGACCACAAGGGTTCCGCGGTGCTGTCCCAGAACGTGGAAATCGTCGTCGGCGACGGTGCTGAACTGACCGTGGTGTCCGTTCAGGACTGGGACGACGACGCCGTGCACGCCTCCGCGCAGTACGCCAAGATCGGCCGCGACGCGAAGTTCAAGCACGTCGTCGTGAGCCTCGGCGGCGATCTGGTGCGCGTCACCCCGTCCTCCAAGTTCACGGCCACCGGCGGCGACGTGCAGATGTTCGGCCTGTACTACGCCGACGCCGGCCAGCACCTGGAACAGCGCCTGTTCGTGGACCACGCGGTGGCGAACTGCAAGTCCCGCGTGATGTACAAGGGAGCCCTGCAGGGCCGCGACGCGCACACCGTCTGGGTTGGCGACGTCCTGATCCGCAAGGAAGCAGAAGGCACCGACACGTACGAAGTCAACCGCAACCTGCTGCTGACCGACGGCGGCCGCGCCGACTCCGTACCGAACCTGGAGATCGAAACCGGACTGATCGAAGGTGCCGGCCACGCCAGCGCCACCGGCCGGTTCGACGACGAGCACCTGTTCTACCTGATGGCACGCGGTATCCCCGAGGACACCGCCCGCCGCCTGGTGGTCCGGGGCTTCCTCACCGAGATCATCCAGCAGATCAAGGTACCTGCCCTGGAAGAGCGTCTCACCGACGCCGTCGAGCGCGAGCTCGAAGCCTCCGGAGCCTACTGA
- the sufC gene encoding Fe-S cluster assembly ATPase SufC: protein MSTLEIKDLHVSIETEQGRKPILKGVSLTINTGETHAIMGPNGSGKSTLASTIAGHPRYSVDSGSITLDGEDVLAMSVDERARAGLFLAMQYPVEVPGVTMTNFLRTAKTALDGEAPSLRHWTKDVKAAMADLRIDADFAQRNVNEGFSGGEKKRVEILQMELFHPKIAILDETDSGLDVDALKIVSEGVNREHSKGGMGTLLITHYTRILRYIKPDFVHVFVDGHIAEQGGPELADRLEEEGYDRFTGANAAAGA, encoded by the coding sequence ATGTCTACTCTTGAGATCAAGGATCTTCACGTCAGCATTGAGACCGAACAGGGCCGCAAGCCGATCCTGAAGGGTGTCAGCCTGACCATCAACACCGGTGAGACGCACGCCATCATGGGCCCCAACGGGTCCGGCAAGTCCACCCTGGCCTCCACCATTGCCGGCCACCCGCGGTACAGCGTGGACAGCGGCTCCATCACGCTGGACGGCGAAGACGTTCTGGCCATGAGCGTGGACGAGCGTGCCCGCGCCGGTCTCTTCCTGGCCATGCAGTACCCGGTCGAGGTTCCCGGCGTCACCATGACCAACTTCCTGCGCACCGCCAAGACCGCGCTCGACGGCGAAGCCCCCTCGCTGCGCCACTGGACCAAGGACGTCAAGGCGGCCATGGCCGACCTTCGCATCGATGCCGACTTTGCCCAGCGCAACGTCAACGAGGGCTTCTCCGGCGGCGAGAAGAAGCGCGTGGAGATCCTGCAGATGGAACTCTTCCACCCGAAGATCGCCATCCTCGACGAGACCGACTCCGGCCTCGACGTCGACGCCCTGAAGATCGTTTCCGAAGGCGTTAACCGCGAGCACTCCAAGGGCGGCATGGGCACGCTGCTCATCACGCACTACACGCGTATCCTTCGTTACATCAAGCCCGACTTTGTTCACGTCTTCGTTGACGGCCACATTGCCGAGCAGGGCGGCCCCGAACTTGCCGACCGCCTCGAAGAAGAAGGCTACGACCGCTTCACCGGCGCCAACGCCGCAGCCGGCGCGTAG
- a CDS encoding metal-sulfur cluster assembly factor, with the protein MSDSDLASTSLEDVEEALKDVIDPELGVNVVDLGLLYGLKYAEDGALLIDMTLTTAACPLTDVLEEQTAQALDGVVDEWRLNWVWMPPWGPDKITDDGRDQMRALGFNI; encoded by the coding sequence ATGAGCGACTCCGATCTGGCCTCAACGTCCCTCGAGGACGTCGAAGAGGCTCTCAAGGACGTCATTGACCCCGAGCTTGGGGTGAATGTCGTTGACCTTGGCCTGCTCTACGGCCTGAAGTACGCCGAGGACGGCGCACTGCTGATCGACATGACGCTGACGACGGCGGCCTGCCCGTTGACCGATGTGCTTGAAGAGCAGACCGCCCAGGCACTGGACGGCGTCGTTGATGAGTGGCGCCTGAACTGGGTATGGATGCCGCCGTGGGGACCTGACAAGATCACCGACGACGGCCGCGACCAGATGCGCGCCCTCGGCTTCAACATCTAA
- a CDS encoding nuclear transport factor 2 family protein, which translates to MGNSIHFHDQYLAAWNEAMASGDSAPIETFLSPDYHGWLGSEAAITEPFDAATAREGFGGTVSALRGSTVHADFRTVTPRGRDEAVVFYEMTYRSDGDVTGRALLLESWRLQDGRWLLCRDFTEVNVGQPAA; encoded by the coding sequence ATGGGGAACAGCATCCATTTTCATGACCAGTATCTGGCGGCGTGGAACGAGGCCATGGCTTCGGGGGACAGCGCTCCCATCGAAACCTTCCTGTCACCGGATTACCACGGCTGGCTGGGGTCCGAAGCAGCCATCACTGAGCCGTTTGATGCAGCGACGGCCCGCGAAGGTTTTGGCGGCACCGTGTCCGCCCTGCGGGGGAGCACCGTGCATGCGGACTTCCGGACCGTCACGCCCCGCGGCCGGGACGAAGCAGTGGTGTTCTACGAAATGACGTACCGTTCGGACGGCGACGTGACCGGGCGGGCACTGCTGCTGGAATCCTGGCGGCTCCAGGACGGCCGGTGGCTGCTTTGCCGCGATTTCACCGAAGTTAACGTCGGGCAGCCGGCTGCCTAG
- a CDS encoding RNA 2'-phosphotransferase gives MAKAPSRTEISRVLSHALRHAPGEYALELDPEGWAPVSEVLSALHRLGPEWEPVDEAVLHEVLKAAEKKRHQIRDGRIRAVHGHSVPVEPAGEPGSPPAVLFHGTSPAAVPQICADGILPMRRQYVHLSDSVEQARQVGQRKDADPVILTVDTRVAVAQGVSFYQSDSGVWLAASIPATAVGTGTPGA, from the coding sequence ATGGCTAAGGCACCGAGCCGGACAGAGATCAGCCGGGTGTTGTCCCATGCGCTGCGTCATGCTCCGGGCGAGTATGCGCTGGAGCTGGATCCGGAGGGTTGGGCGCCTGTTAGTGAGGTGCTCAGCGCCCTGCACCGGCTGGGCCCGGAGTGGGAGCCCGTTGACGAGGCGGTGCTTCATGAGGTGCTTAAAGCAGCGGAGAAGAAACGGCACCAGATAAGGGACGGTCGAATTCGTGCCGTCCACGGCCACTCCGTGCCGGTGGAGCCGGCAGGGGAGCCCGGTTCACCGCCCGCGGTGCTGTTCCATGGGACCTCACCTGCTGCTGTACCGCAGATTTGCGCAGACGGAATTCTGCCCATGCGGCGGCAATACGTCCATCTGTCGGACTCCGTGGAGCAGGCTCGTCAGGTGGGACAGCGCAAGGACGCCGATCCCGTGATCCTTACGGTGGATACCCGGGTGGCCGTGGCCCAAGGGGTATCTTTCTACCAATCGGATTCGGGAGTCTGGCTGGCCGCATCTATTCCTGCGACTGCTGTGGGGACGGGGACGCCGGGAGCCTAA
- a CDS encoding HNH endonuclease — translation MDQLGNTEWTTEEPGSEDQQPVGAAGEKDDPCSACTLSVYRAELKAEPSVAAEAKPGTEPVDHAVPDEGPVPAGPAEVGRPAASTSAAPDPDAGDADAGVSEAGSPASEYPDGFTGTLALQNLESFDAQMVGDALVRMEHLISWGQAQRAHLLNQMEQIFRHNFFDPSERDKPGIAFSLAAAECAAILNLPQVTAQRMMCEAGELCSTHTATLIALEEGKLSYQHAQVVLDQCQNVPAAALPEFEADLLKAAEGQTRSQFSCKARRLRERKFPESISKRHLTAFEQRKVTLDREEDGMSCLSAYLRAAEAQHIYTALSTAARGEQAAGDSRTTDQLRADILAQLLMGGLGSTRATDTGGTGRRGGTDHTGDGAGGTGRSGGAPSGAHGTGGGGAGPDEGTVPRTEIMVLISAETLFGADDQPAELHGYGPISAEAARRLARNAVGWTGLAQDPQTGEILGVGRRRKVPAGLRRWLRARDGTCRFPGCRVSTANADIDHTVDWARGGPTDHGNLEHLCRRHHRFKTLGYWKAFQPEPGVIQWTSPTGRVYRTEPFLELGPLHPAPPPDPHPDDEPEAVAPF, via the coding sequence ATGGATCAGCTCGGGAACACCGAATGGACAACCGAAGAACCAGGCAGTGAAGACCAGCAGCCGGTTGGCGCCGCTGGTGAAAAGGATGACCCCTGTTCGGCCTGCACCCTGTCGGTGTACCGGGCTGAACTGAAGGCCGAGCCTTCCGTGGCCGCCGAGGCCAAGCCTGGCACCGAGCCAGTTGACCATGCCGTCCCTGACGAGGGTCCCGTCCCTGCCGGGCCCGCCGAGGTCGGCCGTCCCGCAGCTTCCACCTCCGCCGCTCCCGATCCTGACGCCGGCGACGCCGATGCCGGTGTCTCCGAAGCCGGGAGTCCTGCCAGTGAGTATCCGGACGGCTTTACCGGGACTCTGGCCCTGCAGAACCTTGAGTCGTTCGATGCCCAAATGGTGGGCGATGCCTTGGTCCGGATGGAGCATTTGATTTCCTGGGGGCAGGCGCAGCGGGCTCACCTATTGAACCAGATGGAGCAAATCTTCCGGCACAACTTCTTCGACCCGTCGGAGCGGGATAAACCCGGGATCGCTTTCAGCCTCGCAGCGGCCGAATGCGCTGCCATCCTGAATCTCCCGCAGGTCACGGCCCAGCGCATGATGTGCGAAGCGGGCGAACTGTGCAGCACCCATACCGCCACCCTGATCGCCTTGGAAGAAGGAAAGCTTAGTTACCAGCACGCGCAGGTGGTGCTGGACCAGTGCCAAAACGTTCCCGCCGCGGCACTCCCTGAATTCGAGGCGGACCTGCTGAAGGCGGCGGAGGGCCAGACCCGGTCCCAGTTCTCCTGCAAGGCCCGCCGGCTGCGGGAGCGGAAGTTTCCGGAGAGCATCAGTAAACGGCATCTGACCGCGTTCGAGCAGCGCAAGGTCACCCTGGACCGGGAGGAGGACGGCATGTCCTGCCTCTCCGCCTATCTTCGGGCCGCGGAAGCCCAGCATATCTATACCGCCCTCAGTACCGCAGCACGGGGCGAACAGGCGGCCGGTGATTCCCGGACCACGGATCAACTGCGTGCGGATATTCTGGCTCAGTTGCTGATGGGTGGCCTCGGCTCAACCCGTGCCACGGATACCGGCGGGACCGGCCGTCGCGGCGGGACAGACCATACGGGTGACGGTGCAGGCGGGACTGGCCGGAGTGGGGGTGCTCCCAGCGGTGCTCACGGAACCGGGGGAGGCGGGGCAGGACCGGACGAGGGAACCGTCCCTCGGACGGAAATCATGGTCCTGATCAGCGCCGAAACCCTCTTCGGAGCCGACGACCAGCCAGCGGAACTGCACGGTTACGGGCCCATCAGTGCCGAAGCTGCCCGCAGGCTGGCCCGCAACGCCGTCGGCTGGACGGGCCTGGCCCAGGACCCGCAGACCGGTGAGATCCTTGGGGTAGGGAGGCGACGGAAAGTCCCGGCCGGGCTCCGCCGGTGGCTACGCGCAAGGGATGGAACCTGTCGGTTCCCCGGCTGCCGGGTCAGCACCGCAAATGCGGACATCGACCACACGGTCGATTGGGCCCGCGGCGGCCCAACGGACCACGGGAACCTGGAACACCTCTGCCGTCGGCACCACCGCTTCAAGACCCTGGGTTACTGGAAAGCCTTCCAGCCCGAGCCGGGAGTCATTCAATGGACTTCGCCGACCGGAAGGGTTTACCGGACCGAGCCGTTCCTGGAACTCGGACCGCTGCACCCGGCACCGCCGCCGGACCCGCACCCGGACGATGAGCCCGAGGCAGTAGCGCCATTCTGA